A single Sphingopyxis chilensis DNA region contains:
- the ruvA gene encoding Holliday junction branch migration protein RuvA, giving the protein MIAKLTGRLDSSGAGHAVIDVGGIGYLVEASARTLDALGPVGGDVTIHTEMLVGEDFLRLLGFAKAEERDWFRLLTSVQGVGAKVALAILSALEITDLQRALASGDSAMVARANGVGPKLAQRITHELKDRAGALGGIAGSLPALAMTAGPVADAVTALTGLGFKPGEASAAVAAANEELGAGASLDALVRVALKKAAK; this is encoded by the coding sequence ATGATCGCAAAACTGACAGGGCGGCTAGATTCGAGCGGCGCAGGCCATGCGGTGATCGACGTCGGTGGCATCGGTTATCTGGTCGAGGCATCGGCGCGGACATTGGACGCACTGGGGCCCGTCGGGGGCGACGTTACCATCCACACCGAAATGCTCGTCGGCGAGGATTTCCTGCGCCTGCTCGGCTTTGCCAAGGCCGAGGAACGCGACTGGTTCCGCCTGCTCACCAGTGTGCAGGGCGTCGGCGCGAAAGTCGCGCTCGCGATTCTCTCCGCGCTCGAAATCACCGACCTGCAACGCGCGTTGGCAAGCGGCGACAGCGCGATGGTCGCACGCGCGAATGGGGTCGGCCCGAAACTCGCGCAGCGGATCACGCACGAGTTGAAGGACAGGGCCGGCGCGCTCGGCGGGATCGCGGGAAGCCTGCCCGCACTCGCGATGACAGCGGGCCCCGTCGCCGATGCCGTCACCGCCCTCACCGGCCTCGGCTTCAAGCCCGGCGAAGCGAGTGCTGCGGTCGCGGCGGCCAACGAGGAACTGGGCGCTGGCGCCAGCCTCGATGCGCTGGTTCGCGTGGCGCTCAAGAAAGCGGCCAAATGA
- a CDS encoding GFA family protein, with protein MTDATRHAACRCGQIRIACTGEPIRVSVCHCRECKARSGSAFAAQVRFPAEQVRTEGEPKMWQYTGDSGNTADFFFCGTCGSGVWYRARPYHDAYAIPLGNFEPGHGFVPDYSVYEERKEPWVSIAGDAIEHYD; from the coding sequence ATGACCGACGCCACCCGCCACGCCGCCTGCCGCTGCGGCCAGATCCGCATCGCCTGCACCGGCGAACCGATTCGCGTGTCGGTCTGCCACTGCCGCGAGTGCAAGGCGCGGAGCGGCAGCGCCTTTGCCGCACAGGTCCGCTTCCCCGCCGAGCAGGTCCGCACCGAAGGCGAGCCGAAGATGTGGCAATACACCGGCGACAGCGGCAACACGGCCGACTTCTTCTTTTGCGGCACCTGCGGTTCGGGCGTCTGGTACCGCGCGCGTCCCTATCATGACGCCTATGCGATCCCGCTCGGCAATTTCGAGCCCGGTCACGGCTTCGTGCCCGACTATTCGGTCTATGAGGAACGCAAGGAGCCTTGGGTTTCGATCGCCGGCGATGCAATAGAGCATTATGACTGA
- the ruvB gene encoding Holliday junction branch migration DNA helicase RuvB has translation MTEPALTTPIRTPEDADAALRPKTLAEFVGQAAARENLRIFVEAAKARGDALDHVLFFGPPGLGKTTLAQIVARELGVGFRSTSGPVIAKAGDLAALLTNLEDGDVLFIDEIHRLSPAVEEILYPAMEDRALDIMIGEGPSARSVRIDLPKFTLVGATTRQGLLTTPLRDRFGIPVRLNFYTHGELEQVISRAARLLALPIASDGALEIAKRSRGTPRIAGRLLRRVRDFATVAGHAVVDASAADEALNRLEVDALGLDAMDRRYLTMIADIYRGGPVGVETLAAGLSEPRDTIEDVIEPYLLQAGLIARTARGRMLNASAWKHLGLNPPAGSQDGLFDQAK, from the coding sequence ATGACTGAGCCGGCCCTCACCACCCCCATCCGCACCCCCGAGGATGCCGACGCCGCGCTGCGGCCGAAGACGCTAGCCGAATTCGTCGGCCAAGCGGCGGCGCGCGAGAATCTGCGCATCTTCGTCGAGGCGGCGAAGGCGCGCGGCGATGCGCTCGATCATGTGCTCTTCTTTGGCCCGCCGGGGCTCGGCAAGACGACGCTGGCGCAGATCGTCGCGCGCGAACTCGGGGTCGGCTTCCGTTCGACCAGCGGCCCGGTGATCGCGAAGGCGGGCGACCTTGCCGCCTTGCTCACCAATCTCGAGGACGGCGATGTGCTGTTCATCGACGAGATCCACCGCCTGTCGCCCGCGGTCGAGGAAATCCTGTATCCCGCGATGGAGGACCGCGCGCTCGACATCATGATCGGCGAAGGGCCCTCGGCGCGCTCGGTGCGCATCGACCTTCCCAAATTCACCCTCGTCGGGGCGACCACGCGGCAGGGGCTGCTGACGACGCCGCTGCGCGACCGTTTCGGCATCCCGGTGCGGCTCAATTTCTATACCCACGGCGAACTCGAACAGGTGATTTCGCGCGCTGCGCGCCTGCTGGCGCTGCCGATCGCGTCGGATGGCGCGCTCGAAATCGCAAAACGCTCGCGCGGGACGCCGCGCATCGCGGGGCGGCTGCTGCGGCGCGTGCGCGATTTTGCGACCGTTGCGGGCCATGCGGTCGTCGACGCGAGCGCCGCGGATGAGGCGCTCAACCGGCTCGAAGTCGATGCGCTCGGGCTCGATGCGATGGACCGGCGTTACCTCACCATGATCGCCGATATCTACCGCGGGGGCCCCGTCGGCGTGGAAACGCTCGCCGCCGGGCTCAGCGAACCGCGCGACACGATTGAGGATGTCATCGAACCCTATCTGCTCCAGGCCGGGTTGATCGCGCGCACCGCACGCGGGCGGATGCTCAACGCCAGCGCGTGGAAGCATCTCGGGCTCAACCCGCCCGCCGGTTCGCAGGATGGACTTTTCGATCAGGCGAAATAG
- a CDS encoding YbgC/FadM family acyl-CoA thioesterase — protein sequence MINAPPPFLPGAFAGAEHHYRARVYFEDTDLSGIVYHANYLRYMERARSDMLRIAGIDQRAAMEAGEGSWAVTDLAIKYRSPARLDDDLLVVSTVEAVRGASVIIAQRILRGTDTLSGETLTDGQVTAAFLSPEGRPRRQPAGWADRFTAIMNGETFPC from the coding sequence ATGATAAACGCCCCGCCCCCCTTCCTCCCCGGCGCCTTTGCCGGGGCCGAGCATCATTACCGGGCGCGCGTCTATTTCGAGGACACCGACCTGTCTGGCATCGTCTATCACGCCAATTATCTGCGCTATATGGAGCGCGCGCGCTCTGACATGCTGCGGATCGCCGGTATCGACCAGCGCGCGGCGATGGAGGCGGGCGAAGGTAGCTGGGCGGTCACCGACCTTGCCATCAAATACCGCAGCCCCGCCCGACTTGACGATGACCTGCTCGTCGTCAGTACGGTCGAAGCGGTGCGCGGCGCGAGCGTGATCATCGCACAGCGCATCCTTCGCGGAACTGACACGTTAAGCGGCGAGACATTGACCGACGGGCAAGTCACCGCTGCCTTCCTGTCGCCCGAAGGCCGGCCGCGCCGCCAGCCCGCGGGTTGGGCCGACCGATTTACCGCCATCATGAATGGAGAGACTTTCCCTTGCTAG
- the tolQ gene encoding protein TolQ, with product MLDNISLAADAATLSPIALFLQADWIVKGVMIGLLLASIYVWMVIFTHGRGVSKLMSASERFERDFWRADNIDKFFDKNSGEDLPSAKVLSAGISEWRRSTKGKNVDREGTRERLGIAMNSAVAGEVDRLAEKIGTLATIGAVAPFVGLFGTVWGIMRSFTAIAAENNSSLAVVAPGIAEALFATAIGLFAAIPAVIAYNAFSQRLNRLESRLGRFADGLHATFSRELEVEA from the coding sequence TTGCTAGACAATATCTCGCTGGCCGCCGATGCGGCGACCCTGTCCCCCATCGCGCTGTTCCTGCAAGCCGACTGGATCGTGAAGGGCGTGATGATCGGCCTCCTGCTCGCGTCCATTTATGTCTGGATGGTTATTTTCACGCACGGCCGGGGCGTCAGCAAGCTGATGAGCGCGTCGGAGCGGTTCGAGCGCGATTTCTGGCGCGCCGACAATATCGACAAATTCTTCGACAAGAATAGCGGCGAAGATTTGCCGAGCGCGAAGGTGCTGAGCGCCGGGATCAGCGAATGGCGCCGCTCGACCAAGGGCAAGAATGTCGATCGCGAAGGCACGCGTGAGCGCCTGGGCATCGCAATGAACTCGGCGGTCGCGGGCGAAGTTGACCGGCTCGCCGAAAAGATCGGGACGCTCGCGACAATCGGCGCGGTCGCGCCCTTCGTGGGGCTGTTCGGCACCGTCTGGGGTATTATGCGCAGCTTCACCGCGATCGCGGCGGAAAATAACAGCAGCCTTGCCGTCGTCGCGCCGGGCATTGCGGAAGCGCTGTTCGCGACCGCGATCGGCCTGTTCGCCGCCATTCCCGCAGTCATCGCCTATAACGCCTTTTCCCAGCGCTTAAACCGGCTCGAATCGCGCCTCGGCCGCTTTGCGGACGGGCTGCACGCGACCTTCA